GTGAGGACACCGGCCACGGGCCGATAGTAGGCGAAGAAAGCCGAGTCGGCCGGCACGTGCAGGTTGCGGACGACCTGCACCGAGTCGCGCGCGTTGACCCGTCGCCAGAGTACGTAGATGTCGCTCCGCCCCGACACGGTATCGGGATGGAGGAAGTAGCTGATCGTCTCGTTCCGGCTCACCGTCCCGGCGCCGTCGAGATAGTCCTGCGAGGGATACGAGCGCCCGCCCTTCGGCACCGCGGCCGCATCGGCGAACCGCCACGACACGGTGAGGGAGGTCGCCGCCCCCGATTCGACGTCGGCCGCACCGGGGTCGAGCGAATCGCTCGCGAGCAGGTTCGCGTTGAACGAGATCCCCATGGGGCCGGCGTAGACGAGCAGGGGTTGGCCGGGGTCGGCCGTCGCGAGGCGGAGGTCGGAGTCGACGGCGCGCTGCGCGTACCGTGCGACCTGGTCCGCATCGAGCCGCCCCGCGCTCTGGCCCAGCGCGTTGGTCTGCGCCCGTACGAACGGCAGCGTGATCGCGAAGACCGCGAGCGTCAGGGTCATCGCGACGATGATCTCGACGATGGTGAAGCCGCCGCGCGGGCGCTGCCGGGGCCGATTCATCGGAACGCGGCGATCACGGCCGTCTTCTTCAGGGGGCGACTCAGCACGGCCGCGCTCACGGTCACGGTCACGGTCACGAAATCCGTCGTGTCGTTCTGCGTGCGCACGGCGGCGGTCGTGCGCGTGTATCCCGTGTAGCCCGACATCGGCGGGTTCGCCCCCGAGGTCGCGGGCGTTTCGGTGGTGCCGTTGTAGGTCGAAACGAGCGTCGTGTACGTCGTGTGCCCGCGGATCGCCTCGAGGCGCGCCGCCGCGAGGTCGCTGGCGACGGCGAGGTTCGCCGAGTCGCGCGCCGCCCGCGTGAACGCCTGGCCGAATCGCGACATGGCGAGCATGACGCCGGCGAGGATGACGATGGCGAACATCACCTCGATGATCGTCATGCCGCGGCGGACGCGGAGGCGGTGGGCGGGCATTCGGGCGGGCACGGGGACAGGTGGGACCGGACGAGAGGATGACGCGCCGGACCGCCTCGTGTCACATCGTGACAGGCGACCCCCCGGGGCGTACCTTATCTTCAGGAGCAGGTCCCGTGCCGGGACCGCGCCGCTCGCCGCCCTACCCTGTCGGAGGTCCGGATCTTGGCCGCCATCGCCACCATGCTCCCCGACGCGCGGGCACTGCAGCGCGTCAACGCCGCCGTGAAGAACGAGCATCGCCTCGTCCACTGCCGCACCTGGGAGGAACTCGAGGTCGCCTGCCGCGACGAGGAGGTCTCGCTCGCGATCATCGACCTGTTCTCCGACGGGCAGGCCCGCTTCGACATGGTCCGACGGCTGAAGATGCGCGCCGAGCGCCTCACGCTCGTGGCGTACGTAAACCTGTCGGCCGAGCGCGCCCGCGACCTCTTCGACGCCGGCCGCGCCGGCTTCGACGGTCTCCTCCTGCTCGGGCAGGATGACACGCCTGCCGCGTTCCGCGCGGTCCTCGAGCGTGCGACCGCCCGCGGCGCGGCGCAGCTCCTGCGTCCGCACCTCGCCACCGTCGAACCGCTCGTCCGCGACGCGGTCATGGTCGCCGTCACCCGCGCCCACCTCCGCCTCACCTCGCACCGGCTCGCCGAGATCTGCGGCTCACCCAAGCGCACCTTGCTGCTCGCCCTCGAACGCGCCGGCTTCCCGCCGCCACAGAAGCTCCTCGCCTGGGGGCGCCTCATCGTCGCCGCCCAGATGCTGGAGGACCCGGCCAAGGCCGCCGACGCCGTCGCGCGTCAGCTCGACTTCCCCTCCGGCTCGGCCTTCCGCAACACCTGCCAGCGCTATCTCGGGGCCACGCCGCACGAGATCCGGGACCACGGCGGCGCCGCCTGGGCGGCCGGCAAGTTCCTGCAGGAGTTGGGGAAGGCCCGCGGGGGCTGATGAGCCGCACGCGCGCGGCAGCGCGGCAGCTCAGTTGTCGCGCTGCCGCCAGCCGCCCGCGCCGTTCGACCAGAAACCCGTGCGGGCGGTCGCGCCGATGATCGTCATCGCGCGGAAGTCCTCGTCACGGTGGCGCGGAGACCCGATGTAGACGACGGCGTCGCCGCTCAGCGCGCCGTTCGGCCCGATCCGGATCGCCCGCTGGAGCGGATTCCCCGTCTCCACCACGCCGGATCCGGTGATGTATGCCGCCGCGACTCCGTCGATCGTGCTCGGCGGCGCCTGGAACTCCGCGCCGTCCGCGAGCGGCCGATACCGCACCGTGTCGGTCGCGTCCATCACGCCGTTGTTGTTGTAGTCCTGGAGGATCCGCAGGCGGTGGTTGTTCGCGTCGAACATCACCTGCACCGCGACGTTCTTCGTGATGGCGGTCTGCTGCGCCCCGATGATCGCGTTCTGCATGAGGCGGATGTTCGCGTCCATCCGGAACCCCCAGAAGCTCACCCGCGTGACCGCGAACCCGGCGACGATGCCGATGAGCGCGAGCACGAACAGGATCTCGACGAGGGTGAAGCCGCGAGCGGCGCGGGGGCGGGGCATCCGACAATTACGCCCGCCCCCACCGTGGCGTCACACCCCCGATGCGCGTACGCTTCCCGCATGCGCATCGTCGGACTCACCGGGAACATCGCGGCAGGGAAGAGCGCGGTCGCCGCACGACTCGCGGCGCACGGCGTGCCGGTCGTCGACGCCGATCGGCTGGCCCGCGAGGCGGTCGCCCCCGGCTCCCCCGCCCTCGCGGCGATCGTCGCGCGCTGGGGTCCGTCGGTCCGCCTTCCCGACGGCACCCTCGATCGCGGGGCGTTGCGGCGCATCGTCTTCGCCGATCCGACCGAACGACGGGCCCTCGACGCGATCGTCCACCCCGAGGTCGCGCGCCTCCGGGACGCGGCGCTCGCGGCGCACCGCGCCCACGGCGAGCGCCTCGTCGTGTGCGACATCCCGTTGCTGTTCGAGGCCGGGCTCGAGGACACCGTGGACCACATCGTGCTCGTCGATGCGCCAGCCGTCTTGCGTCGCGAACGCCTGCTCCGCGACCGCGGTCTCGCGCCCGAGGACGCCGACGCGATGATCGCCGCACAGCGGCCGAGCGCGGAGAAGCGCGGCCGGTCGCAGGACATCATCGACAACACCGGCACCCGGGCCGAGCTCGACGCGGCGGTCGACGCGCTCCATGAGCGGTTGCTCGCCCTCGCCGCCGGTCCGCCATCAGCTTGACCCTCGCCCCGGGCGCAGGTAGCCTTCGATTCCGAACGTCCCGAACACACACCCCCCGCCGCACCGGAGCCACGCGTGTCGTCCATCCCGCAGGACCTCCTCTACACCGCCGACCACGAGTACGTGAAGAAGACCGCCGACGCGACCGTGGTCCTCGTCGGGATCACCGACTACGCGCAGGGCGAACTCGGCGACATCGTCTTCCTCGACCTCCCCGCCGCCGGCAAGAAGTTCGGCCACCATGAGGTCTTCGGTACGGTCGAGGCGGTGAAGGCGGTCTCCGAGCTCTACTCGCCGCTCGCCGGCGAGGTACTCGAGGTGAATCCCAAGCTCGAGGGAGAGCCGGCGCTCGTGAACACCGACCCGTATGGGGACGGCTGGATGATCAAGGTCAAGATCGATCCGTCGGCGCTGAACGGCCTCATGGATGCGGCGGCGTACACCAAGCATCTCGGCTGATCCCGCTCAACTGCTCTCGCCACAGAGAGCACAGAGAGCACAGAGGACACAGAGGACGGCGGAGGGAAGCGAATCGAAGGGGGCGCGGCGGACATTTCTGTCCCCCGCGCCCCCTTTTCGAAACAGTGCTCCGTCGTTCTCTGTGCCCTCTGTGTCCTCTGCGGTGAACGCGGTCGCCGTTCACCACGCATCAGTCATCAGGCCGACGCGTACTCCTCGATCGGCGGGCACGAGCAGACCAGGTTGCGGTCGCCGAACGCCGACTCGACGCGCCCGACCGCCGGCCAGAACTTCCGCTCGCGCACCCAGGCCAACGGGAACGCCGCCCGCTCGCGCGAATAGCCGCGCGACCAGCCATCGCTCAGCGTCACCTCGAGCGTGTGCGGCGCATGGTGCAGCGGGTTGTCCTCCTTCCCGAGCACCCCGGACTCGATGTCCTTGATCTCGCCGTGGATCGCGATGAGCGCGTCGCAGAACCGGTCGAGCTCCGCCTTCGACTCCGATTCCGTCGGCTCGATCATGAGCGTCCCCGCCACGGGGAAGCTGACCGTCGGCGCATGGAAGCCGTAGTCCATCAGGCGCTTGGCGATGTCCTCCACCTCGACACCCGACGACACCTTCAACGGCCGCGTGTCGATGATGCACTCGTGCGCGACGCGCCCGTTCTTCCCCTTGTAGAGCACCTCGTAGTGCCCGCGGAGCTGGTGCGCGACGTAGTTCGCGTTGAGGATCGCGATCTTCGTGCTCTCGGTGAGCCCCTCGCTCCCCATCAGGTCGATGTACATCATCGAGATCGGGAGGATGCTCGCCGAGCCCCAGGGCGCCGCCGAGACCGCGCCGATGCCCTGCTCGCCACCGGTCCGCACCACGGAGTGGCTCGGCAGGAACGGCGCGAGGTGCGCCACCACGCCGATCGGGCCCATGCCCGGGCCGCCGCCGCCATGCGGGATGCAGAACGTCTTGTGCAGGTTGAGATGGCAGACGTCCGCGCCGATGTCGCCGGGCCGGCAGAGACCGACCATCGCATTCATGTTGGCGCCGTCCAGGTACACCTGGCCGCCATGCTCATGGATGATCGCGCAGATGTCCTTGATGCTCTCCTCGAACACGCCGTGCGTGCTCGGGTACGTCACCATCAGCGCGGCGAGGTTGGCCGAGTGCTGCTCGGCCTTCGCGCGCAGGTCGCCCACGTCGATGTTGCCGCTCGCGTCGGTCTTCACCACGACGACGCTCATCCCGGCCATCACCGCCGAGGCGGGATTGGTGCCGTGCGCCGACTGGGGAATGAGGCACACCGTGCGATGGCCCTGCCCGCGCGCCCGATGGAAGGCGCGGATCACGAGCAGGCCCGCGTACTCGCCCTGCGAACCGGCGTTGGGCTGCAGCGAGACGGCGGAGAAGCCGGTCACCTCGGCGAGCGCCTTCTCAAGCCGCTCGAACATCGAGGTGAAGCCCTTGGCCTGCGCCCGCGGCGCGAACGGATGGATGCCGCCGACCTCACGCCAGGTCACCGGGAACATCTCGGCGGACGCGTTGAGCTTCATCGTGCAGCTGCCCAGCGCGATCATCGAGTGCGTGAGCGAGAGGTCGCGCGACTCGAGCTTGCGCATGTAGCGGAGCATCTCGGTCTCGCTGTGGTACTTCGAGAAGACCGGGTGCGTGCAGAAGGTCGAGGTCCGGGCGAAGCGCTCGTCGTAGCGCGCGTCCACGGCCTGGCCCAGCGCCGCGAGGTCGAGCCCGTGTGCGCGGCCGCCGTTGAACGCGTCGAGCAGGTCGCTCACATCCTGCACCGTCGTGTTCTCGCCCGTCGACACGCCGAGCGTGCGGCCGTCGATCACCCGGACGTTGATCCCCGCCGCGTCGAGCGCGCCGAGGATCGTGTCACGCTGCGCGCCGACATCCACCGTGACGGTGTCGAAGCTCACCGCCGGCGCCGGCGTCAGCCCGAGCTTGCGCAGCCCCGCCGCGAAGGTCTCGCTGCGATGGTGCACGCGCGCGGCGATGCGCTTGAGCCCCTCCGGCCCATGCCAGACCGCGTACATGCCGGCCATGACCGCGAGCAACACCTGCGCGGTGCAGACGTTCGACGTCGCCTTCTCGCGGCGGATGTGCTGCTCGCGGGTCTGCAGCGCCATGCGCAGGGCCGGCCGGCCGCTCGAATCGCGCGACACGCCGATGATGCGGCCGGCGAGCTGGCGCTTGTACTCGTCCTTGGTCGCGAAGAAGGCCGCGTGCGGGCCGCCGTAGCCGTACGGCACGCCGAAGCGCTGCGAGTTGCCCACCGCGACGTCAGCCCCCCACTCCCCCGGCGGTGTGAGCAGCGTGAGGGCGAGGAGGTCCGTCGCCACGATCACCATGCCGCCGGCCGCGTGCACCCGCTCGCAGAGGGCGCGATGATCCTCGACCGCCCCGAAGGTGTTCGGGTACTGGAGCAGCACGCCGGCCGTCGTCGCATCGGGCTTCATGTCCGCCGGCGCCACCACCCGCACCGCGACCCCGCGCGCCTCGGCGCGGGCCTGCACCACCTCGATCGTCTGCGGATGCAGGTCGCTCGCGAGCAGGAAGACGTCGCGCCCGTCCTTCCCGACGATCCCATGCACCATCGTCAGCGCCTCGGCCGCCGCGGTCCCCTCGTCGAGGAGCGAGGCGTTCGCGATCGGCAGGCCGGTCAGGTCGCTCACCATCGTCTGGTAGTTGAGCAGCGCCTCGAGCCGGCCCTGCGCGATCTCCGCCTGGTAGGGCGTGTACGCCGTGTACCAGCCCGGATTCTCGAGGATGTTGCGCTGGATCACCGCCGGCGTGTGCGTGTCGTAGTAGCCCATGCCGATGAAGGCGCGACGGATGTCGTTCGCCGACATCTCGGCGCGGAACGCGGCGAGCGCCTCCTGTTCGGACTTCGCGCCGGGCAGCGCGAGCGGCCGGCGGAGCCGGATGTTCTCGGGGATCGTCGCGTCGATGAACGCATCGAGCGAGGCATAGCCCAGCGCCTGCAGCATCTCCGCGACGTCGCTCGGCGACGGGCCAAGGTGGCGGCGGATGAAGGTGTCGGGCTGGGGATGGGCGGACGTGGACACGGGGGGTTCCTCGCAGGGGGCCGACGGCCCGTTCAGTGACATCGAAAACTACACAGGGCCCGAGGCCCTCGTACATTCCCATCCATGTCCGGACCCATCCTCGACCCCACCCCCCAGCCCCGCATGCGCTCCTCGACCCGCGTCGTCGAGGTCACACGCGCCGGGGCCAGCTTCGGCTCCGCCCTCGCGATCGTGATCTCGTGGAGCGTGAACCACTCCATCCTCTGGGCCATCATCCACGGGCTGATGAGCTGGTTCTACGTGCTCTACTTCGCGCTCACGCGCTGACCGGGCGCGTGGCCGTCCCGTCGCTCGCCGCGCTCGCGCCACGCTGGCGCCTGCTCCACTCCGGCGCAGCGGACGGCGTGACGAACATGGCCACCGACGCGGCATTGCTCGCGCACGCGCGCCGCTCGGGCGAGGCGACGCTCCGCCTGTATGCCTGGGACGGCCCCACCCTGTCGCTCGGGCGGCACGAGCGCGCCCGCGACCTGTTCGATCCCGCGCGACTCCGTGCGGAGGGCGTCGGCGTGGTGCGACGCCCCACCGGGGGGCGCGCGCTCCTGCACCATCGCGAGGTCACCTACAGCGTCACGGCCCCCACGACCCTGACCCAGGGCGAGAGCTATACGGCGATCAATTCACTGCTCCTGGACGCGCTCGCGCGGCTCGGCGTGCGCGCCGCGCTCGCGGCGCCCCGCGGCAGGCCGCTCCGCCCCGATGGCGCGGCCTGCTTCGCCGAACCCGGCCCGGGTGAGGTGGTGGTGGACGGCGCGAA
This window of the Gemmatimonadota bacterium genome carries:
- a CDS encoding type II secretion system protein, whose translation is MPAHRLRVRRGMTIIEVMFAIVILAGVMLAMSRFGQAFTRAARDSANLAVASDLAAARLEAIRGHTTYTTLVSTYNGTTETPATSGANPPMSGYTGYTRTTAAVRTQNDTTDFVTVTVTVSAAVLSRPLKKTAVIAAFR
- a CDS encoding prepilin-type N-terminal cleavage/methylation domain-containing protein, which translates into the protein MPRPRAARGFTLVEILFVLALIGIVAGFAVTRVSFWGFRMDANIRLMQNAIIGAQQTAITKNVAVQVMFDANNHRLRILQDYNNNGVMDATDTVRYRPLADGAEFQAPPSTIDGVAAAYITGSGVVETGNPLQRAIRIGPNGALSGDAVVYIGSPRHRDEDFRAMTIIGATARTGFWSNGAGGWRQRDN
- a CDS encoding dephospho-CoA kinase; translation: MRIVGLTGNIAAGKSAVAARLAAHGVPVVDADRLAREAVAPGSPALAAIVARWGPSVRLPDGTLDRGALRRIVFADPTERRALDAIVHPEVARLRDAALAAHRAHGERLVVCDIPLLFEAGLEDTVDHIVLVDAPAVLRRERLLRDRGLAPEDADAMIAAQRPSAEKRGRSQDIIDNTGTRAELDAAVDALHERLLALAAGPPSA
- the gcvH gene encoding glycine cleavage system protein GcvH, with amino-acid sequence MSSIPQDLLYTADHEYVKKTADATVVLVGITDYAQGELGDIVFLDLPAAGKKFGHHEVFGTVEAVKAVSELYSPLAGEVLEVNPKLEGEPALVNTDPYGDGWMIKVKIDPSALNGLMDAAAYTKHLG
- the gcvP gene encoding aminomethyl-transferring glycine dehydrogenase, whose product is MSLNGPSAPCEEPPVSTSAHPQPDTFIRRHLGPSPSDVAEMLQALGYASLDAFIDATIPENIRLRRPLALPGAKSEQEALAAFRAEMSANDIRRAFIGMGYYDTHTPAVIQRNILENPGWYTAYTPYQAEIAQGRLEALLNYQTMVSDLTGLPIANASLLDEGTAAAEALTMVHGIVGKDGRDVFLLASDLHPQTIEVVQARAEARGVAVRVVAPADMKPDATTAGVLLQYPNTFGAVEDHRALCERVHAAGGMVIVATDLLALTLLTPPGEWGADVAVGNSQRFGVPYGYGGPHAAFFATKDEYKRQLAGRIIGVSRDSSGRPALRMALQTREQHIRREKATSNVCTAQVLLAVMAGMYAVWHGPEGLKRIAARVHHRSETFAAGLRKLGLTPAPAVSFDTVTVDVGAQRDTILGALDAAGINVRVIDGRTLGVSTGENTTVQDVSDLLDAFNGGRAHGLDLAALGQAVDARYDERFARTSTFCTHPVFSKYHSETEMLRYMRKLESRDLSLTHSMIALGSCTMKLNASAEMFPVTWREVGGIHPFAPRAQAKGFTSMFERLEKALAEVTGFSAVSLQPNAGSQGEYAGLLVIRAFHRARGQGHRTVCLIPQSAHGTNPASAVMAGMSVVVVKTDASGNIDVGDLRAKAEQHSANLAALMVTYPSTHGVFEESIKDICAIIHEHGGQVYLDGANMNAMVGLCRPGDIGADVCHLNLHKTFCIPHGGGGPGMGPIGVVAHLAPFLPSHSVVRTGGEQGIGAVSAAPWGSASILPISMMYIDLMGSEGLTESTKIAILNANYVAHQLRGHYEVLYKGKNGRVAHECIIDTRPLKVSSGVEVEDIAKRLMDYGFHAPTVSFPVAGTLMIEPTESESKAELDRFCDALIAIHGEIKDIESGVLGKEDNPLHHAPHTLEVTLSDGWSRGYSRERAAFPLAWVRERKFWPAVGRVESAFGDRNLVCSCPPIEEYASA
- a CDS encoding octanoyltransferase; its protein translation is MAVPSLAALAPRWRLLHSGAADGVTNMATDAALLAHARRSGEATLRLYAWDGPTLSLGRHERARDLFDPARLRAEGVGVVRRPTGGRALLHHREVTYSVTAPTTLTQGESYTAINSLLLDALARLGVRAALAAPRGRPLRPDGAACFAEPGPGEVVVDGAKLVGSAQLREDGALLQHGSILLADDQPMIARLRVPVATRDGTTSRETARPLAAAATLEQTLGHAVEAAAVEAAVAAALTARVPADPLDPALLQADLARLVIAFAAQEWTWRR